The following are encoded together in the bacterium genome:
- a CDS encoding DUF4147 domain-containing protein: MNPPQKDRLLRAFRAAVDAVDPARLVANALRVEGDAVVLDSPGVRAAMPLSSLRKIHLVGAGKAGRAMGEAALAVLGKRVADGVIAVPRGAEGSSGPVQFLAAGHPIPDIFSLAATRAIQSLLERAGKGDLVVALLSGGGSAMLSAPAEGITMEEKAEAFRLLLRAGADIASFNAVRKHLSEVKGGLLARVAHPATVWALLLSDVPGDDPSVIASGPFSPDPTTFADAIGVFERYGVYYAVPSAVRRHLAEGADGTLPETPKPDDPAFAGTTSALLGTNRTAMDAAALRIAGERGAGPTAIVLLPGYLRGEARECARSFCARLRKAAEALSPGHAVVMIAGGETTVHVRGGGRGGRSQEFSLVAAMELSGEEAMAVLAAGTDGIDGPTDAAGATVDGTTVARASDLGLDPGAHLENNDAYPFFEALGDLVVTGPTGTNVADLAIGWARKRSVTPG; this comes from the coding sequence GTGAACCCGCCGCAGAAGGATCGGCTGCTCCGCGCTTTCCGCGCCGCGGTCGACGCCGTGGACCCGGCGCGCCTCGTGGCAAACGCGCTGCGCGTGGAAGGGGATGCGGTCGTGCTCGACTCCCCGGGCGTCCGGGCGGCGATGCCCCTTTCGTCCCTGCGGAAGATCCACCTCGTCGGGGCGGGAAAGGCGGGAAGGGCGATGGGGGAGGCCGCTCTCGCGGTGTTGGGCAAACGCGTCGCCGACGGGGTGATCGCCGTACCGCGCGGCGCGGAAGGGTCGTCGGGCCCGGTGCAATTCCTGGCGGCCGGGCACCCGATCCCCGACATCTTCAGCCTCGCGGCCACCCGCGCGATCCAGTCGCTCCTCGAGCGCGCCGGGAAGGGGGACCTCGTGGTCGCCCTCCTGTCGGGCGGAGGTTCCGCGATGCTGTCCGCGCCGGCCGAGGGGATCACGATGGAAGAGAAGGCGGAAGCGTTCCGACTCCTCCTGCGGGCGGGGGCGGACATCGCATCGTTCAACGCGGTGCGCAAGCACCTCTCCGAGGTCAAGGGGGGGCTGCTCGCCCGGGTGGCGCATCCCGCGACCGTATGGGCGCTGCTTCTGTCGGATGTTCCCGGGGACGACCCGTCCGTGATCGCCTCCGGTCCCTTTTCCCCGGACCCCACGACGTTCGCGGACGCGATCGGGGTCTTCGAGCGGTACGGCGTCTACTACGCGGTCCCCTCCGCGGTGCGGCGGCACCTTGCCGAGGGCGCGGACGGCACCCTCCCCGAAACCCCGAAACCGGACGATCCCGCGTTCGCCGGGACGACCTCGGCCCTCCTCGGGACGAACCGGACGGCGATGGACGCGGCGGCGCTGCGGATCGCGGGGGAGCGCGGCGCGGGCCCCACAGCGATCGTCCTCCTGCCCGGCTACCTCCGCGGGGAGGCAAGGGAGTGCGCCCGCTCGTTCTGCGCCCGGCTGCGGAAGGCCGCGGAGGCGCTTTCCCCGGGACATGCGGTCGTGATGATCGCCGGCGGTGAGACGACGGTGCACGTCCGCGGCGGCGGCAGGGGGGGGCGGAGCCAGGAGTTCTCCCTCGTCGCGGCGATGGAACTTTCCGGCGAGGAAGCGATGGCCGTCCTCGCCGCGGGAACGGACGGGATCGACGGGCCCACCGACGCCGCGGGGGCGACCGTCGACGGCACCACGGTCGCACGCGCTTCCGACCTCGGGCTCGACCCCGGCGCGCACCTGGAAAACAACGACGCCTACCCGTTCTTCGAGGCGTTGGGAGACCTTGTCGTCACCGGGCCCACCGGGACCAACGTGGCCGACCTCGCGATCGGATGGGCGAGGAAACGCAGCGTTACACCAGGATGA
- a CDS encoding LUD domain-containing protein: MREALAGIVPPDAAVYCPGATGIERAVAGLFRNRVADYADAAVTVEEVFGAVAETGSLVCASEGGRAVQAGLLPSHHVAIVRRGKIFATLDGLFSVVASAPPTNLTLVTGPSRTADIELTLAIGVHGPEKLDIILV, translated from the coding sequence TTGAGGGAGGCCCTCGCGGGGATCGTTCCCCCCGACGCGGCGGTGTACTGCCCCGGCGCCACCGGGATCGAGCGCGCGGTGGCGGGCCTCTTCCGGAACCGCGTGGCGGATTACGCCGATGCGGCGGTGACGGTGGAGGAGGTGTTCGGGGCCGTCGCCGAGACCGGGTCGCTGGTGTGCGCGAGCGAAGGAGGCCGGGCGGTGCAGGCGGGACTTCTGCCGTCGCACCACGTGGCGATCGTGCGCCGGGGGAAGATCTTCGCCACCCTGGACGGCCTCTTTTCGGTGGTGGCTTCCGCGCCGCCCACGAACCTGACCCTCGTCACGGGACCCAGCCGCACCGCCGACATCGAGCTCACCCTGGCGATCGGCGTGCACGGCCCGGAGAAGCTCGACATCATCCTGGTGTAA
- a CDS encoding amino acid ABC transporter permease, which yields MVGGLDFSVVRDNLPYFFLGRYPRGPLGGVALTLYLAVVSLILSFFGGLILGLLSVSRNRLIKWGSSAIIQTIRGMPLLMVIFWMFFLLPALLGGGMSASWTIIVALTLFTSSYMSEIVRAGILGIPKGQMEAAVSTGLTHKQAMLHIILPQALRNMIPSFVNQFVSMIKDTSLAFIVGVSELTHVATQMNNRTMLYPTEIFLFIAVIYFIICFAFTELSRWLERRSPGHKSI from the coding sequence ATGGTGGGCGGGCTCGACTTCAGCGTCGTCCGGGACAACCTCCCCTACTTCTTCCTCGGCCGGTACCCCAGAGGGCCGCTGGGAGGGGTGGCGCTCACCCTCTACCTCGCCGTGGTGTCCCTGATCCTCTCCTTCTTCGGCGGGCTGATCCTGGGACTCCTGAGCGTCTCACGGAACCGCCTGATCAAGTGGGGATCCTCGGCGATCATCCAGACGATCCGCGGGATGCCGCTCCTGATGGTCATCTTCTGGATGTTCTTCCTGCTGCCGGCGTTGTTGGGAGGCGGGATGTCCGCGTCGTGGACGATCATCGTCGCGCTTACCTTGTTCACCTCCTCCTACATGTCGGAGATCGTGCGCGCGGGAATCCTCGGGATCCCGAAGGGGCAGATGGAGGCGGCTGTCTCGACCGGGCTGACGCACAAGCAGGCGATGCTCCACATCATCCTCCCCCAGGCCCTGCGGAACATGATCCCCTCCTTCGTCAACCAGTTCGTGTCGATGATCAAGGACACCTCGCTTGCGTTCATCGTGGGCGTCTCGGAGCTCACCCACGTCGCGACCCAGATGAACAACCGGACGATGCTCTACCCCACGGAGATCTTCCTGTTCATCGCCGTGATCTATTTCATCATCTGCTTCGCTTTCACCGAGTTGTCCCGATGGCTGGAGCGCCGGTCGCCCGGGCACAAGTCGATCTGA
- a CDS encoding (Fe-S)-binding protein, which yields MRVLLFGTCLVDTFFPEAAEATVRLLRRFGAEPVFPRGQTCCGQPAFNAGYEAQARAAAEHFLWEFDGDDPIVTPSGSCAAMVKHHYPDLFRDDPKLFAKAKRAGERIFELTQFLVHVGKAHEAGLRGKGSITYHASCHLLRTLGVREEPLTLLSSLNGATFLPMPDADRCCGFGGTFMAKLPEISLALADEKAASIESTGADTVTGCDSGCLMNIADALRRRGTKIRVAHIAQLLAEGL from the coding sequence ATGCGGGTCCTTCTGTTCGGCACGTGCCTGGTGGACACGTTCTTCCCCGAGGCGGCGGAGGCGACGGTCCGGCTGCTGCGGCGGTTCGGGGCCGAGCCGGTCTTCCCCAGGGGGCAGACGTGCTGCGGCCAGCCGGCGTTCAACGCCGGGTACGAGGCGCAGGCCCGTGCGGCGGCCGAGCATTTCCTCTGGGAGTTCGACGGCGACGACCCGATCGTCACCCCTTCCGGCTCCTGCGCGGCGATGGTCAAGCACCACTACCCCGACCTGTTCCGCGACGACCCGAAGCTTTTCGCGAAGGCGAAGCGGGCGGGGGAGCGGATCTTCGAGCTCACCCAGTTCCTGGTCCACGTGGGGAAGGCCCACGAGGCGGGGCTGCGCGGGAAGGGATCGATCACCTATCACGCATCGTGCCACCTCCTCCGGACGCTGGGCGTCCGCGAGGAGCCGTTGACGCTGCTCTCTTCGCTGAACGGGGCGACCTTTCTCCCGATGCCCGACGCCGACCGCTGCTGCGGCTTCGGCGGGACGTTCATGGCGAAGCTGCCGGAAATCTCCCTCGCGCTGGCGGACGAGAAGGCCGCCTCCATCGAATCGACGGGGGCCGACACCGTGACCGGGTGCGATTCGGGGTGCCTCATGAACATCGCGGACGCGCTGCGGCGGCGGGGGACGAAGATCCGGGTCGCCCACATCGCGCAACTGCTGGCGGAGGGGCTGTGA
- a CDS encoding amino acid ABC transporter permease gives MNYQFDWAIVASGKYFDWIVSGLYVTIKLSVVSIALSFLVGLVIAIMRMSHVRPVRWFAHGYLEFFRNTPLLVQIFFWYFGSYKILPLAVNDWMVRQDFEFAAAVIALTIYTSAFIAEDIRSGVRSIPKEQMEAARSSGFSYIRSMQYIILPQAVRLTIPPLINQFLNLMKNSSLAMTIGVAELMYQARQVESYTFKGFEAFSAATLVYLALSFTITGLMTLYDKKVLQPIKGR, from the coding sequence CTGAACTACCAGTTCGACTGGGCGATCGTCGCCTCCGGGAAGTATTTCGACTGGATCGTTTCCGGACTGTACGTGACGATCAAGCTCTCGGTTGTGTCGATCGCCCTGTCGTTCCTGGTCGGCCTCGTCATCGCGATAATGCGGATGTCCCACGTGCGGCCCGTTCGTTGGTTCGCCCACGGGTACCTCGAGTTCTTCCGCAACACTCCCCTGCTGGTCCAGATCTTCTTCTGGTACTTCGGTTCGTACAAGATTCTCCCCCTTGCGGTAAACGACTGGATGGTCCGCCAGGACTTCGAGTTCGCGGCGGCGGTGATCGCCCTCACCATCTACACCTCCGCCTTCATCGCCGAGGACATCCGCTCCGGGGTCCGCTCCATCCCGAAGGAGCAGATGGAGGCGGCGCGCAGCTCCGGCTTCTCCTACATCCGTTCGATGCAGTACATCATCCTGCCGCAGGCGGTGCGCCTTACCATCCCGCCGCTCATCAACCAGTTCCTGAACCTGATGAAGAACTCGTCGTTGGCGATGACGATCGGCGTGGCGGAGCTGATGTACCAGGCGCGGCAGGTGGAGAGCTACACGTTCAAGGGGTTCGAGGCGTTCTCGGCGGCCACGCTCGTCTACCTCGCCCTGTCGTTCACCATCACCGGGCTGATGACCCTCTACGACAAGAAGGTCCTGCAGCCGATCAAGGGCCGTTGA
- a CDS encoding lactate utilization protein translates to MSHEQTSLAFRENTVRALGDSALRAAMKQAADTFGTKRADAFAPVADLEALRDRASAIREVVLANLPMYVDRFVAAATRAGAVVHRASDAATAREIVRKILADRGARRIVKGKSMVSEEVDLNSRLEAAGMEVVETDLGEYIIQMEGETPSHIIVPAIHKDRRQVGRLFADRLGVPYSDDPQVLTKIARKALREKFLSADAGISGANFAAADTGSLVLLTNEGNGRMVTTVPPLHVAILSIEKMLPSLADLPAFLRLLPRSATGQTITSYVSVITGPRKAGDATGAKELHIVLLDNGRTEILDGKSRDILKCIRCGACMNVCPVYRTVRGHAYGWTYPGPMGMILTTLLTGMGKSHPLVDASTLCGACVGVCPVRTLRPGSSRTRRRRRRGPIICPARKY, encoded by the coding sequence GTGAGCCACGAACAGACGAGCCTGGCGTTCCGCGAAAACACCGTGCGGGCGCTGGGGGACTCCGCCCTGCGGGCCGCGATGAAGCAGGCGGCGGACACGTTCGGGACGAAGCGCGCCGACGCGTTCGCCCCCGTGGCGGATCTCGAGGCGCTGCGGGACCGCGCTTCCGCGATCCGGGAGGTCGTGCTGGCGAACCTGCCGATGTACGTGGACCGGTTCGTCGCCGCCGCCACACGCGCCGGGGCCGTCGTTCACAGGGCAAGCGACGCGGCGACGGCCCGGGAGATCGTCCGGAAGATCCTCGCCGACCGGGGGGCGCGCCGGATCGTGAAGGGGAAGTCGATGGTCTCCGAGGAGGTGGACCTGAATTCCCGCCTCGAGGCCGCGGGGATGGAGGTCGTGGAGACCGACCTCGGCGAATACATCATCCAGATGGAAGGGGAGACGCCGTCCCACATCATCGTCCCGGCGATCCACAAGGACCGGCGCCAGGTGGGCAGGCTCTTCGCGGACCGCCTCGGGGTGCCGTACTCCGACGACCCCCAGGTGCTGACGAAGATCGCCCGCAAGGCGCTGCGGGAGAAGTTCCTCTCCGCCGACGCCGGGATCTCCGGGGCGAACTTCGCCGCCGCGGACACGGGAAGCCTCGTCCTGCTGACGAACGAGGGGAACGGCCGGATGGTGACGACCGTCCCCCCGCTGCACGTCGCGATCCTCTCCATCGAGAAGATGCTCCCGTCGCTCGCCGACCTGCCCGCGTTCCTCCGCCTGCTTCCGCGGTCCGCGACGGGCCAGACGATCACCAGCTATGTCTCGGTCATCACGGGGCCCCGCAAGGCGGGGGATGCGACCGGGGCGAAGGAGCTGCACATCGTCCTCCTCGACAACGGGCGCACGGAGATCCTCGACGGGAAGTCGCGCGACATCCTCAAGTGCATCCGCTGCGGCGCGTGCATGAACGTCTGCCCCGTCTACCGGACGGTGCGGGGGCACGCCTACGGGTGGACGTACCCCGGGCCGATGGGGATGATTCTCACGACCCTGCTCACCGGGATGGGGAAGTCGCATCCCCTCGTGGACGCGAGCACCCTGTGCGGGGCATGCGTCGGGGTGTGCCCGGTGCGGACCTTGCGGCCCGGTTCCTCGAGAACGCGGCGAAGGCGGCGGCGGGGACCCATCATCTGTCCGGCCCGGAAATATTGA